TGATGACGGCGCTCAGCGACACCCTGTCGGAGGAGCCGAAAACCCGCATCGCCGGCACGATCCTGATTACCGACGGTCAGGTGCATGACGTGGCGCGTACGCCAGACATTAACGCGCCGCTCCACACGCTGTTGACGGGCCGTGCCACAGATTGGGACCGTCGTCTGATCGTCAAGAACGCGCCCGCGTTCGCAATCCTCGACGAGGAAATCACTCTGACGCTGCGGATTGAGGATCAAGGCGTCGTGCCTCAGGATGTCCCGGCACGCGCAAGCCTATCCATCGCCATCGACGGCGCGGAGGCCCAGAGCTTCGATGTGCCAACCGGCGAAGACCTTCAATTGCCGCTGAAGCTGCCCCACGGGGGCATGAACGTCCTGCAATTCACCGTCGCTGCCAATGAAGGCGAGCTGACGGATCGCAATAACGCCGCCGTGGTGCAGATCAACGGCGTGCGAGACCGCTTGCGGGTGCTTCTGGTCTCGGGTGAACCCCATGCGGGGGAGCGGACATGGCGCAACTTGCTGAAATCCGACAGTGCGGTGGACCTCGTTCATTTCACCATCCTGCGCCCGCCGGAAAAGCAAGACGGCGTGCCGGTGTCAGAACTGTCTCTGATCGCTTTCCCAACGCGCGAGCTGTTCTTGGAGAAAGTGGACGAATTCGATCTGATCATTTTTGATCGCTACAAGCGGCGTGGCATCCTGCCGGCGCTCTACTTCGACAGCATTCGCCAATATGTCGAGAACGGCGGCGCAGTTCTTGTCGCGGCGGGGCCAGACTTCGCTTCTGCAGACAGCATTTATCGCTCCCCCTTGGGTGACATTCTGCCGGCTGAACCGACTGCGAGGGTGCTGGATCAGGGCTTCACGCCACTGATCTCGGAATTGGGAGAGCGTCATCCCGTGACCGAAGGCTTGGAAAAGTTTGCGCCGGGCCCGACCGTTGACGGTGTTCCCGGCTGGGGCCGTTGGATGCGTCAGATCGAGGTTGAGCCGCTGCAAGGTCAGACCGTGATGACAGGCATTGAAGACCGGCCCTTGCTGATCCTTGATCGTGTCGGTGACGGACGCATCGCGCTGATGGCTTCCGATCACGCGTGGCTGTGGCATCGCGGTTTCGAAGGCGGAGGTCCGCAATTGGAGCTGTTGCGCAGGCTTGCGCACTGGATGATGAAAGAGCCGGAACTGGAAGAGGAAGCCCTGACCGCAATGGCCGAAGGGCAGACCCTGACACTGACCCGTCGGACTCTGTCGCTTGAGGTGGGGGAGCTCGAGATCACAGGCCCCGATGGCACGGTCACGACCTTGCCGTTCGAAGAGTCCAGCGCAGGCCGGTTCACCACGGTGTTCGAAGCGCCAGAGCCGGGCTTGTATCGTCTCAAAGAGGGCGATCAGGAAAGTGTTGTCGCCGTTGGCCCCGCAGCGCCGCGTGAATTCATCGAAACAATTGCCTCCGGCGACAAGCTGGAAACGCAGGTCAAGGCGACCCGCGGCGGTATCCTCCGCTTGGAAGATGGCATCCCGAACCTGCGCATGGTCGGTGAGGGCCGCAACGCTGCCGGTCGCGGTTGGCTGGGTCTCACCCCGCGCAATGCCTATCTGACCACCAATGTGACCGTGACGCCGCTGGTGTCCCCGTGGCTTTTCTTGCTTTTCGCGATGGTGCTGACAGTCGGCGCATGGCTGCGCGAGGGGCGTCGCTAGTCCAGATCCAGCTTTTGGAACAGCTCGTCCAGATAGGGCTCGAACTCCGTGCAAAGGGTGATCGAAACGCTTTCGGGGTCGTAAAATGCGTTGGCCTCATCGCAGGCTTCGATCCGCACCTCAACAGGTGTCGGCAGGGCAAAGTCGCGGTTCAACGCGGCGACTTCTTGCTCGATCAATGGCCTGATACGTGCAGGCTCGTTCTCGGCCGCTGGGCGTAGCGTAAAGCTTGACCCGCCTTTCCCGTCTTCCAGCTCGTCAAAAATCTGACCCCAACTATCGATGGCTTGTTCATATTCCTCGCTGCAGCTTACTGCGCGTTCAGGAGGCAGTCCCAGATCTTCGGCCAATTCTTCGCGATCTTCGGGCGCGGCGCCGTAAAACAGGCAGACATGGTTAAAATACCGTTGCTCGTCCGGCCCGTGCAAATCCCAGTAGGCGACCTCCTCGGTCCCGTCTGGGTCGTTGATGTAGCCGAACGCGCTGTCATAGGCGATGCCCTGCGCCACCTCTTCCTCGTAAAGCGCATCAATCAGCAGAACCGCCATCGTGTCGGCGGCGTCCTCTTCCTGCCCGTAGATCGGGATTTCCATCAGGTCGATAACAGCGTGCGCCATTTCGTGATAGAAAATCGCCAGCAGGTTCGCTTCGACAAACGCAGTCTGCTCTTCGACAACCGGCTCCTCTGCGAGGGCCGATAGCGGCAGACAGACCGCCGCAGCGATCAGTCGTTTCACTTCAGCTTTACCGTGTGGGTCGCGTCGGACCAGCCATGCACGCTGTCACGAGCACGAATGATGACTTGGCTCACCCCGTCAGGGACAATTACCCCCGAAAGCGAGCGGGTGAACGGTTGTTCATCCTCATGGGGATGGGCCAGCTTGCGAAACCCCAACTCGGTGCCGTCCGGCGTGTTGACCGACCAGCCATCGGCGTAGTGGTCCCAGCCAGTGTCCGGGTGACGGATCGTCACGTCAAAGGTCCAAGCCCCGCCGGACTGCCGCGCGGTGACTCTCTCGATCTTTGCCTGATCCGCTATCGCGGGCGCAGCAAGTAGGAAGAACGCGACTGTGGTGGACAGTATGGTCTTCATGATGTCGTCTCCTCGGGGCCGGGCATGGCTGGGCCGGCTTCCAGTATTGTGCGGGGCAACGACGAAAACTCGCGCTGCCAGATGATGAAGGTCACCACTGCGGTGGCTGCCATTAGAGCATATGGGCCAAGCAGCCAAGCCAGTGTGCCCAACGAGTAATATATAGCACGCAGCCCGCGATTAAAGTTCCAAGCAGCGCGAATGTTAATCTCTGCGGCCTGCGCCGCGCGGGGATAGGCCGTTGGCGCGGATATGTCATTGGGAACGGCAGCCATGACGACGGCGCAATAGCCAAACAGCCGGTTCGCCCACACAAACTTTAAAAACCCATGCGTGAGAAACAACACCACGACCAGAAGCTTGATCTGCCACACGATGCTCGGCACCGCTTCGGATGTCAGGTCGGACGCAACCATTTGAATTTGCTCGGTGTTGCCGACCATGGCCAGCAGACCACCGATTGCAATCATACAGCCGG
Above is a window of Litoreibacter janthinus DNA encoding:
- a CDS encoding DUF4344 domain-containing metallopeptidase, translating into MKRLIAAAVCLPLSALAEEPVVEEQTAFVEANLLAIFYHEMAHAVIDLMEIPIYGQEEDAADTMAVLLIDALYEEEVAQGIAYDSAFGYINDPDGTEEVAYWDLHGPDEQRYFNHVCLFYGAAPEDREELAEDLGLPPERAVSCSEEYEQAIDSWGQIFDELEDGKGGSSFTLRPAAENEPARIRPLIEQEVAALNRDFALPTPVEVRIEACDEANAFYDPESVSITLCTEFEPYLDELFQKLDLD
- a CDS encoding DUF599 domain-containing protein; protein product: MTILERLSLLTLLDAVALALLAACWVFLSWWIERGNASRPSVTVLMVEYRREWMRQLVTREPRIFDAAILTNLRQGTSFFASGCMIAIGGLLAMVGNTEQIQMVASDLTSEAVPSIVWQIKLLVVVLFLTHGFLKFVWANRLFGYCAVVMAAVPNDISAPTAYPRAAQAAEINIRAAWNFNRGLRAIYYSLGTLAWLLGPYALMAATAVVTFIIWQREFSSLPRTILEAGPAMPGPEETTS